Within Quadrisphaera sp. DSM 44207, the genomic segment TCACCGCACCCCTGCCGCGCCCGGCTGCGCAGGTGCCCGCTGCGGTAGCCTCGCTGCTCATGACGAGCGACCTGCAGGCGCCGGCGGCGCCGGCTGCGCTGGGTCCCACCGGGCGCCCCCTCGTCGACTTCCCCGTGCCGCCGCCGCTCGACCAGCACGGCCCCGCGCGGGTGATCGCGATGTGCAACCAGAAGGGCGGCGTCGGCAAGACCACGACGACGATCAACCTCGGCGCGGCGCTCGCGGAGTACGGGCGCAGGGTCCTCCTCGTCGACTTCGACCCCCAGGGCGCGCTGTCCGTGGGCCTCGGCGTGAACCCGCACGAGCTCGACGCGACCGTGTACACGCTGCTCATGGACCGCCGCACCCCGGTGCACGAGGTGGTGCGCCCCACCCGGCTGCCGGGCGTGGACATCCTGCCGGCGAACATCGACCTGTCCGCGGCCGAGGTGCAGCTGGTCAGCGAGGTCGCCCGCGAGCAGGCGCTCGTGCGCAGCCTGCGCCCCGTCCTGGACGACTACGACGTGGTCCTCGTCGACTGCCAGCCGTCCCTGGGCCTGCTCACGGTCAACGCGCTGACCGCCGCGCACGGGGTGATGATCCCGCTGGAGTGCGAGTTCTTCGCCCTGCGCGGCGTGGCGCTGCTGGTGGAGACGATCGAGAAGATCCAGGACCGCCTCAACCCGGCGCTGCGCATCGACGGGATCCTCGCCACCATGTACGACCCGCGCACCCTGCACAGCCGCGAGGTCGTCGCCCGCGTCGTGGAGGCCTTCGGCGACCGGGTCTTCGACACCCTCATCGCCCGCACGGTGAAGTTCCCCGACGCGTCCGTGGCCGCCGAGCCGATCACCACCTACGCGCCCGACCACGCGGGAGCGGAGAGCTACCGGCGCCTGGCCCGCGAGCTCGTCGCCCGCGGCGGCGCGGCCTGAGCGTGGCCGCCCTGCCCGCGCGCACGTCCCCGAGCCCGTCCCCCCGCGCGTCCTCGGGCGCGTCCTCGAGCGCGTCCTCGGGCACGTCGTCGAGCGCGGGCCGGGGCGCCGGCGGGGACGTGCCCGGAGGGGTGCTCACCTCGCGCGACGCGCCGTCCTTCGAGGTCCACCTCGACGTGTTCACCGGGCCCTTCGACCTGCTGCTGGGGCTGATCGCCAAGCACCGCCTCGACATCACCGAGGTCGCGCTCGCCGCCGTCACCGACGAGTTCATCGCCCACCTGCGCCGGGCGTCCCAGGGCGAGGACGCCGGCGCCGCGGAGCACCTGGGGCAGGCCAGCGGGTTCCTCCTCGTCGCGGCCACCCTGCTCGACCTCAAGGCCGCGCGCCTGCTGCCCGCCGCGGAGGTCGAGGACGCCGAGGACGTGGCGCTGCTCGAGGCGCGCGACCTGCTCTTCGCGCGCCTGCTGCAGCACCGCGCCTACGCCCAGGTGGCGGCCGTGCTGGGGGAGCGCCTGGCCGACGAGGCCCGTCGCGTGCCCCGCTCGGTGCCCCCCGAGCCGCACCTGGCGGCGGCGCTGCCCGAGCTGGTGCTGGCCACGACGCCGCACCAGCTGGCCGCCCTCGCCGCGGCGGCGCTCAGCCCGCGCCCCCGCGCTCCCGGCGTGACCACCGAGCACCTGCACGCGCCCGCCGTGAGCGTCCCCGAGCAGGTGGCCCTGCTCGAGCAGCGCCTGCGGCGGCGCGGCGCCGCGACCTTCGCCGAGCTCGTCGCGGCCGAGGACGCCGGGGACGGCGCGAGGGCCGGCGGCGGGGACGGCGGCGCGGGGGCCGGCGCGGCGCTGGTCGTCGGCCGCTTCCTCGCCGTCCTGGAGCTCTACCGCCGCGGGCGGGTGCAGCTGGTGCAGCCCGAGCCGCTCGGGCAGCTGCTCGTGCGGTGGGACCCCGACCCCGACGCGGGCGTGGCCTCCCCGCCGCCCCCGGCGGTGCTGCCGTGAGCGCCCCCGTCCCCGAGGACGCCGGGCACGGCGCCGAGGAGCGGGGCTTCGACCCCGGCGCCGTGCCCGGCGGGGTGCGCGCGGCGCTGGAGGCGGTGCTCATGGTCGTCGACGCGCCCGCGCCCGCGGCGCGGCTGGCGTCCGCGCTGGGCCTGCCCGAGGCGGAGGTGGTGCGCTCGCTGGAGGAGCTGGCGCAGGAGTACCGGGCCGACCGGCGCGGCTTCGAGCTGCGCCGCACCGCCGCGGGCTGGCGCGTCTACAGCCGTCCCGACGTCGCGCCGCTCGTGCAGCGCTTCGTCGTCGACGGGCAGAGCGCGCGGCTCTCGCGCGCCGCCCTGGAGACCCTCGCGGTGATCGCCTACCGGCAGCCGGTCACCCGCGGGCGCGTCGCGGCCGTGCGCGGGGTCGACGTCGACGGCGTGGTGCGCACCCTCGTGGCGCGGGGGCTGGTCGAGGAGGAGGGCACCGACCCGGCCAGCGGCGCGCTGCTGTACCGCACGAGCGCGGCGTTCCTGGAGCGGACGGGGCTGGGCGGCCTGGACGAGCTGCCGCCGCTGGCGCCGTTCCTGCCCGCCGACGACCAGCTCGACGAGCTCGACGACCTGATGGGGAGCGACCGGTGAGGCAGGCCAGGACCACCCGGGGACGCGGCGGGGACGAGCGGGAGCCCGACCGCAGCGGCGACGTCCACGACCCGGACGGCGTGCGCCTGCAGAAGGTGCTGGCCGGCGCCGGCCTCGGCTCTCGGCGCGCGTGCGAGGCGCTGATCGAGTCCGGGCGCGTGCGCGTCGACGGGCGCGCGGTGCGCGAGCTGGGCGTGCGCGTGGACCCGGGCACCGCGCAGGTGGAGGTCGACGGGCTGCTGCTGCAGCTGGACACCTCCAAGGTCTACCTCGCGCTGAACAAGCCGCGCGGCGTCGTCTCGACGATGCGCGACGAGCAGGGGCGCGAGGACCTGTCCGCGTTCGTCGCGGACCGCCCCGAGCGCCTCTTCCACGTCGGCCGGCTCGACACCGACACGGAGGGGCTGATCCTCCTGACCAACGACGGGGACCTCGCGCACCGCCTGCAGCACCCCTCCTTCGAGGTGCCGCGCACGTACCTGGCGGAGGTCGCCGGGCCCGTGGCCCGCGACGTCGGCCGGCGCCTGCGCGCGGGCGTGGAGCTCGAGGACGGCGAGGCGCGCGCGGACTCCTTCCGCCTGGTCGACTCCGTGCCCGGGCGCGCGGTGGTGGAGGTGGTGCTGCACGAGGGCCGCAAGCACGTGGTGCGCCGCATGCTGGCCGCGGTCGGGCACCCGGTGCTGCGCCTGGTGCGCACCCGGATCGGCCCGGTGCACCTGGGGGACCTGCGCGCGGGCGCCACGCGCCCGCTCACGCGCGAGGAGCTCGGTCGCCTGCGCGGGGCCCCGGCAGCGCGTCCGGCGCGGCGGGGCGGGGAGCGCTGATGGCGCTGCGCGCGGTGCGCGGCGCGGTCCAGCTGGACGCCGACGAGCGCGAGCACCTGCTCGCCAGCACGCGGGAGCTGGTGGCCGCGGTGATGAGCGCCAACGGCCTGCACGTGGACGACCTCGTCTCGATCCAGTTCACCTGCACCCCGGACCTGCACAGCGAGTTCCCCGCCGTCGCCGCCCGCGAGCTCGGCATGGGCGACGTGCCGCTGATGTGCAGCGTCGAGGTCGACGTCGCCGGCGCCCTGCCGCGCGTGGTGCGCCTGATGGCCCTGGCGGAGACGCCGGCGACGCGCGCGCAGGTGCAGCACGTGTACCTGCGCGGCGCCGCGGCCCTGCGCCGGGACATCGCCCAGTGACCGCGCCCGCACCGCGCCCGGTGCACCCGGCGCGCACCCCCGGCCCGGTGCGGGTGGTGGGCACCGGGCTGCTGGGCACGAGCGCCGGGCTGGGCCTGCGCGCGCGCGGCGTCGACGTCGTCCTGTCCGACCCCTCCCCGGCCGCCGCCGCCCTGGCCCGCGACCTCGGCGCCGGCCGCCTCGCCGGCCCCCGCACCGGCCCCCGCACCAGCACGGGCGGGACGGACAGCGCGGGCGGCGCGGGCGGCGCGGGCGGCGCGGACGGCGAGCCGCGCCTGGTGCTCGTCGCCGCGCCGCCCGACGTGACCGCGCAGGTGGTGGCCGCCGAGCTGGCGGCGTGGCCGCGGGCCGTGGTCACGGACGTCGCCAGCGTCAAGCGCACGGTGCTGGCTCAGCTGCTCGCCGCCGGCGCGGACGTCCGCCGCTACGTCGGGGGGCACCCGCTGGCGGGCCGGGAGCGCTCCGGGGCGGTGGCCGGGCGCGGGGACCTCTTCGCCGGCCGGCCGTGGGTGCTGTGCCCCGCGCCGGGCAGCACCCCGCAGGCGCTGGCCGCGGTGCGCGACCTCGCCGACGACCTCGGTGCCGTCCCGCTCGTGATGGACGCCGCCGAGCACGACGAGGCGGTGGCGCTGGTCTCGCACGTGCCGCAGGTCGCGGCCAGCCTGGTCGCCGCCCAGCTGCGCCGCGCGCCGGAGGGGGCGGTGGCGCTGGCGGGCCAGGGGCTGCGCGACGTCACCCGCATCGCCGCCTCCGACCCGGCGCTGTGGGTGCAGATCCTCGGCGCCAACGCGGCGCCGGTCGCCAGCGTGCTGCGCTCGGTGCGCGACGGGCTGGACGCGGTGCTCGCCGCCCTGGAGGAGCTGGCGGGGGAGGACCTGGCGCGCGGGGGAGCGGGGGACGGGGGACCGGGGGACGGGGCCGCGTCCGGCGCCGGGCCGGCGCGCACGGGGGCGCGGGCCGCGCTGGCGCGGGTGATCGCCGAGGGCGGGGCGGGGCGGGCGCGCATCCCCGGCAAGCACGGCGCGCCGCCGACCGCGTACGCGGTCGTCGCCGTCCTCGTCCCCGACGCGCCGGGGGAGCTGGCGCGCCTGCTGCGGGAGGTGGGGGAGGCCGGGGTCAACCTCGAGGACCTGCGCCTGGAGCACTCCCCGGGCCAGCCGGTCGGCCTGGCCGAGCTGTCGGTGCTGCCGGCGGCCCGCTCCCGCCTGGAGGACGTGCTGCGCGAGCGGGGCTGGGCCGTCCACGCCGGGTGACGCCCCGTCGAGGCGGGCCCTGGCGGGGCGGGACTCCCGGTGCGGGCCCTCCGGTGCGGGCCCTCCGGCGAGGGCGCGTCAGTCGGCGCTGGGAACGGCCTGCGCCGGCACGAGGTCCAGCAGCGCCGCGTGCGCGCCGGGCGCGGCCAGGACCAGGCCCCGCGTCGCGCCGTCCCACGGGCCGCCGTCGGGGGCGGTGACCGTGCCGCCGGCCTCGGCGACGAGCAGCGCCGGGCCGTGCAGGTCGCGCCGCTCGCCGCGCAGGCGCACCGAGCCCACGACGCGCCCGTCCGCGACCGAGGCGACCTCCGCGGCCGAGGACTCGACGATCTTCGGCAGCCAGCCGGCGCGCACCACGGCCGGCACGAGGGCGGCGGGCACGCGCACGATGCCGCCTGCCTCGACCTCGGTGGCCGGCAGCTGCAGCCGCTCGCCGTCGCGGTGCGCCCCGCGCCCGCGCGCGGCGGTGTAGAGGACGCCGCCGGTCCAGACGGCGACGAGCTCGCACGCGTCGCCGCGCCAGGCGGAGAGCACCACCGACCACGGCCCCAGGCGCCGCGCGTAGTTGAGGGTGCCGTCGACCGGGTCGACCACCCAGGTGCGCCCGCTGGTGCCTGCGCGGTCCACGCGCTCCTCGCCGACGAGGCCGTCGTGCGGGTAGCGCTCGCGCAGGGCGGCGTCCACGGCCAGCTCGACGTCGAGGTCGACCTCGGTGACCACCGACCCGGTCAGGGCCGCCGCGGGCTTGCGCTGCTCGACCACGCCCACCTGGCGCCGGGCGGCCTCGTGCCCGGAGCGGGTCACCAGGTCCCCGGCGAAGGCCAGGGCCTGCAGGACCTCGTCGTCGGCGCCCGCCGCGCTCGCAGGGGTGCCCTCGGCTGCGCTCACGTGCGGGGAGCCTAGCCATCCGGGCGGCGTCCGGCGCGGGCACTACCCTCGTGCCCGCCCCACCCGCCCCCGTTCCCGTCCCTCCTGGAGGACCCCCGTGCCCGAGCAGCCCCGCGGCCTGGTCGTCGCCGTCGACGGCCCGTCCGGCTCGGGCAAGTCCACCGTCTCGCGCGAGGTCGCGCGCCGCCTGGGGCTGGCGTACCTGGACACCGGGGCGATGTACCGGGCGGTGTGCTGGTGGTGCCTGGAGACCGGCGTCGACCTGCAGGACGCCGAGGCGGTCGCGCGCGCGGCCCGGGCGCTGGACCTGCGGATGGTCCCCGACCCCGCCGCCCCGCGCGTGCTGGTGGCCGGGCGGGAGGTCAGCGCCGCGCTGCGGGAGAGCCGGATCTCGACCGCGGTCAGCGCCGTCGCGACCAACCCGGCCGTGCGCGCGGAGCTGCTGCGCCGCCAGCGCGAGATCCTCGCCGAGGCCTCCGCGCCGGGCCGTCCCGGCGTGGTCGCCGAGGGCCGCGACATCACCACGGTGGTGGCCCCGGACGCCGACGTGCGGCTGCTGCTCACCGCCGACGAGGGCGCCCGCCTGGCCCGGCGGGCGCGCGAGCTGCACGGGAGCACCGACGCGGAGGCGGTCGAGCGCACGCGCGACGAGGTGCTGCGCCGCGACCGCGACGACTCCACCGTCTCGACCTTCCACGTGGCCGCGGACGGCGTCGTGACGGTGGACAGCTCCGGGATGGACCTGCACCAGACCGTCGCGGCGGTGCTGCAGCTGGTCGAGGACTCCGCGGCGTGAGCGCGCTGCCCGACCCCGCGGCGCCAGGAGGGCGACCATGAGCACCGAGGACCGCAGCACCCCGGCCGCAGCTGATAACGGAAGCGTGCACGACTCAGCCGGGAACGCGGGCACGGACCCGACGCGGGCGCTGCGCGCCGGCCTGGAGGAGTACGACCTCAACCCCGAGGACCTCGCCGTCCTCGAGGGCACCCCCGGCGCGGCGGAGGAGGGGGGGAGCGGGCCGCTGCCCGTGGTCGCCGTCGTGGGGCGGCCGAACGTGGGCAAGTCCACGCTGGTCAACCGCGTGCTGGGGCGGCGCGAGGCCGTCGTCCAGGACGTGCCGGGCGTGACGCGCGACCGGGTCAGCTACACCACGGAGTGGGCGGGTCGGCCGTTCACGGTCATCGACACCGGGGGGTGGGAGGTCGACGTCTCCGGCCTGGACGCGCGGGTGGCCGAGCAGGCCGAGGTCGCCGTCCAGCTCGCCGACGCGGTGATCTTCGTCGTGGACGCGACCGTGGGCGCCACCGCCACCGACGAGGCGGTGGTGCGGCTGCTGCGCCGCTCGGGCAAGCCGGTGGTGCTGGCCGCGAACAAGGTCGACGACGCGCGCGGGGAGGCCGACGCGGCGTCGCTGTGGTCCCTGGGGCTGGGGGAGCCGCACCCGGTCTCCGCCGTGCACGGGCGCGGCTCGGGCGACCTGCTGGACGCCGTCCTCGCGGCGCTGCCCGCCCTGCCGCCGCAGCGGCCGGCGCCGAGCGAGCAGGGCCCGCGGCGGGTGGCGCTGCTGGGGCGCCCGAACGTGGGCAAGTCCAGCCTGCTCAACAAGCTCGCCGGCGAGGAGCGGGTCGTGGTCGACCCCACCGCCGGCACCACGCGCGACCCCGTCGACGAGCTGGTGGAGCTCGGGGGGCGCACGTGGCGCTTCGTGGACACGGCGGGCATCCGCCGCCGGGTGCACCAGACCAGGGGCGCGGACTTCTACGCCTCGCTGCGCACCCAGGCGGCCCTGGAGCGGGCGGAGGTGGCCGTCGTCCTGCTCGAGGCCAACGAGCGCCTGAGCGAGCAGGACACCCGGATCATCTCCTCCGTCGTCGAGGCCGGCCGGGCGCTGGTGCTGGCGTTCAACAAGTGGGACCTGATCGACGAGGAGCGCCGGTACTACCTGGAGCGGGAGATCGAGCAGGACCTGGTGCAGGTGCGCTGGGCGCCGCGGGTGAACATCTCCGCGCGCACCGGGCGCCACGTGGACAGGCTGGTCCCGGCCCTGGACACCGCGCTGGCCTCCTGGGAGGCGCGGATCCCCACCGGGCGGCTGAACGCCTTCCTCGGGGCGGTCGTCGCCGCCCACCCGCACCCGCTGCGCGGCGGCAAGCAGCCGCGGATCCTCTTCGGCACGCAGGCGTCGACGAGGCCGCCGCGCTTCGTGCTGTTCGCCTCGGGGTTCCTCGAGGCCGGCTACCGCCGCTTCCTCGAGCGGCGCCTGCGCGAGGAGTTCGGGTTCGAGGGCTCGCCGGTGGAGGTCTCGGTGCGGGTGCGCGAGAAGCGCCGCGGGCGCGGCTGACGCAGCGCGCAGGGAGCCGACGCCGGGCGGTCGGTCGTCGCGGTAGGGTGGGCGCAGGCCCGCGAGGGCTCCGGGACGTGGCGCAGCTTGGTAGCGCACTTGACTGGGGGTCAAGGGGTCGTGGGTTCGAATCCCGCCGTCCCGACTCGGTGCTGAGCAGGCGGTGGCGGCGGCCTCGCGAGGCCGCCGCCACCGCCTGCGCCAGCGGAGTGGCGGAGGGGGGCCCGTGCCCGAGTCGGCGATCAGCAGCCGGGTCCTGACCGTGCCGAACCTGCTCAGCCTCTCGCGGCTCGTCCTGGTGCCCGTCTTCGCCTGGCTGATCCTCACCCACCGCGACGTCGCGGCGCTGGTGGTGCTCGCCGCCTCCGGGCTCAGCGACTACGTCGACGGCTACCTGGCCCGCCGCTGGCACCAGGAGACGCGCCTGGGTCAGCTGCTGGACCCGGCCGCGGACCGGCTGTACATCCTCGTCACGCTGCTCGGCCTGGCCTGGCGCGAGCTGGTGCCGTGGTGGGTCGTCGTCCTCATCGTCGCCCGCGACTTCCTCCTCTTCGCCACCCTGCCGGTGCTCACCCGCGCCGGGTACGGGCCGCTGCCGGTGCACTACCTGGGCAAGGCGGCCACCTTCTGCCTGCTCTACGCGTTCCCGCTGATCCTGCTCAGCGAGGTCGCCGGCAGCGTCGGGGAGGTCGCCCGGGCCCTGGGCTGGGCCTTCGCGTGGTGGGGCACCGGCCTGTACTGGTGGGCGGGGCTGCTGTACCTGCGGCAGGTGCGCCAGGTCGTGCGCGCCGCGGGCCCGCCGGTGGCGCGCGCCTCCACCGGTGCCCCGAGCGAGGTCGGCCGCTCGTGAGCGCGCCCGCCCGCCGACCCGCCCCCTCGCCCGCGCCGCGCCGGCCCGCCGACGCGGCGCCGGGGGGCCGGTCAGCGCTGCGCCCGGACGCGTCGATGACGCTGCTGCGCGAGGTCACCGAGCGGCCCCTGGACCCGGGCTACGCGGCCGCGGCCGCCGAGCGCGCGGCCCGGGCCGAGGCGGCCACCACCGGTGCCGGCGCTGGGGACGGTGCCGGCGCCGGGTGGCGCTGGTCGCGGCGGGCGGGCGGGACCGCGGCGGCGGCCGTGCTCGCCGGGCTGCTGCTGACCGCGGCGGTGCTGCAGCTGCGGGTGCCGGCCC encodes:
- a CDS encoding prephenate dehydrogenase, producing MTAPAPRPVHPARTPGPVRVVGTGLLGTSAGLGLRARGVDVVLSDPSPAAAALARDLGAGRLAGPRTGPRTSTGGTDSAGGAGGAGGADGEPRLVLVAAPPDVTAQVVAAELAAWPRAVVTDVASVKRTVLAQLLAAGADVRRYVGGHPLAGRERSGAVAGRGDLFAGRPWVLCPAPGSTPQALAAVRDLADDLGAVPLVMDAAEHDEAVALVSHVPQVAASLVAAQLRRAPEGAVALAGQGLRDVTRIAASDPALWVQILGANAAPVASVLRSVRDGLDAVLAALEELAGEDLARGGAGDGGPGDGAASGAGPARTGARAALARVIAEGGAGRARIPGKHGAPPTAYAVVAVLVPDAPGELARLLREVGEAGVNLEDLRLEHSPGQPVGLAELSVLPAARSRLEDVLRERGWAVHAG
- a CDS encoding pseudouridine synthase; this encodes MRQARTTRGRGGDEREPDRSGDVHDPDGVRLQKVLAGAGLGSRRACEALIESGRVRVDGRAVRELGVRVDPGTAQVEVDGLLLQLDTSKVYLALNKPRGVVSTMRDEQGREDLSAFVADRPERLFHVGRLDTDTEGLILLTNDGDLAHRLQHPSFEVPRTYLAEVAGPVARDVGRRLRAGVELEDGEARADSFRLVDSVPGRAVVEVVLHEGRKHVVRRMLAAVGHPVLRLVRTRIGPVHLGDLRAGATRPLTREELGRLRGAPAARPARRGGER
- the scpB gene encoding SMC-Scp complex subunit ScpB, yielding MSAPVPEDAGHGAEERGFDPGAVPGGVRAALEAVLMVVDAPAPAARLASALGLPEAEVVRSLEELAQEYRADRRGFELRRTAAGWRVYSRPDVAPLVQRFVVDGQSARLSRAALETLAVIAYRQPVTRGRVAAVRGVDVDGVVRTLVARGLVEEEGTDPASGALLYRTSAAFLERTGLGGLDELPPLAPFLPADDQLDELDDLMGSDR
- a CDS encoding inositol monophosphatase family protein, which gives rise to MSAAEGTPASAAGADDEVLQALAFAGDLVTRSGHEAARRQVGVVEQRKPAAALTGSVVTEVDLDVELAVDAALRERYPHDGLVGEERVDRAGTSGRTWVVDPVDGTLNYARRLGPWSVVLSAWRGDACELVAVWTGGVLYTAARGRGAHRDGERLQLPATEVEAGGIVRVPAALVPAVVRAGWLPKIVESSAAEVASVADGRVVGSVRLRGERRDLHGPALLVAEAGGTVTAPDGGPWDGATRGLVLAAPGAHAALLDLVPAQAVPSAD
- the aroH gene encoding chorismate mutase — protein: MALRAVRGAVQLDADEREHLLASTRELVAAVMSANGLHVDDLVSIQFTCTPDLHSEFPAVAARELGMGDVPLMCSVEVDVAGALPRVVRLMALAETPATRAQVQHVYLRGAAALRRDIAQ
- a CDS encoding CDP-alcohol phosphatidyltransferase family protein — encoded protein: MPESAISSRVLTVPNLLSLSRLVLVPVFAWLILTHRDVAALVVLAASGLSDYVDGYLARRWHQETRLGQLLDPAADRLYILVTLLGLAWRELVPWWVVVLIVARDFLLFATLPVLTRAGYGPLPVHYLGKAATFCLLYAFPLILLSEVAGSVGEVARALGWAFAWWGTGLYWWAGLLYLRQVRQVVRAAGPPVARASTGAPSEVGRS
- the cmk gene encoding (d)CMP kinase yields the protein MPEQPRGLVVAVDGPSGSGKSTVSREVARRLGLAYLDTGAMYRAVCWWCLETGVDLQDAEAVARAARALDLRMVPDPAAPRVLVAGREVSAALRESRISTAVSAVATNPAVRAELLRRQREILAEASAPGRPGVVAEGRDITTVVAPDADVRLLLTADEGARLARRARELHGSTDAEAVERTRDEVLRRDRDDSTVSTFHVAADGVVTVDSSGMDLHQTVAAVLQLVEDSAA
- a CDS encoding ScpA family protein — encoded protein: MAALPARTSPSPSPRASSGASSSASSGTSSSAGRGAGGDVPGGVLTSRDAPSFEVHLDVFTGPFDLLLGLIAKHRLDITEVALAAVTDEFIAHLRRASQGEDAGAAEHLGQASGFLLVAATLLDLKAARLLPAAEVEDAEDVALLEARDLLFARLLQHRAYAQVAAVLGERLADEARRVPRSVPPEPHLAAALPELVLATTPHQLAALAAAALSPRPRAPGVTTEHLHAPAVSVPEQVALLEQRLRRRGAATFAELVAAEDAGDGARAGGGDGGAGAGAALVVGRFLAVLELYRRGRVQLVQPEPLGQLLVRWDPDPDAGVASPPPPAVLP
- a CDS encoding ParA family protein; the encoded protein is MTSDLQAPAAPAALGPTGRPLVDFPVPPPLDQHGPARVIAMCNQKGGVGKTTTTINLGAALAEYGRRVLLVDFDPQGALSVGLGVNPHELDATVYTLLMDRRTPVHEVVRPTRLPGVDILPANIDLSAAEVQLVSEVAREQALVRSLRPVLDDYDVVLVDCQPSLGLLTVNALTAAHGVMIPLECEFFALRGVALLVETIEKIQDRLNPALRIDGILATMYDPRTLHSREVVARVVEAFGDRVFDTLIARTVKFPDASVAAEPITTYAPDHAGAESYRRLARELVARGGAA
- the der gene encoding ribosome biogenesis GTPase Der, which encodes MSTEDRSTPAAADNGSVHDSAGNAGTDPTRALRAGLEEYDLNPEDLAVLEGTPGAAEEGGSGPLPVVAVVGRPNVGKSTLVNRVLGRREAVVQDVPGVTRDRVSYTTEWAGRPFTVIDTGGWEVDVSGLDARVAEQAEVAVQLADAVIFVVDATVGATATDEAVVRLLRRSGKPVVLAANKVDDARGEADAASLWSLGLGEPHPVSAVHGRGSGDLLDAVLAALPALPPQRPAPSEQGPRRVALLGRPNVGKSSLLNKLAGEERVVVDPTAGTTRDPVDELVELGGRTWRFVDTAGIRRRVHQTRGADFYASLRTQAALERAEVAVVLLEANERLSEQDTRIISSVVEAGRALVLAFNKWDLIDEERRYYLEREIEQDLVQVRWAPRVNISARTGRHVDRLVPALDTALASWEARIPTGRLNAFLGAVVAAHPHPLRGGKQPRILFGTQASTRPPRFVLFASGFLEAGYRRFLERRLREEFGFEGSPVEVSVRVREKRRGRG